The following proteins come from a genomic window of Microbacterium sp. SY138:
- a CDS encoding carboxyl transferase domain-containing protein gives MPATQESLAQDLRDRLATAARGGPEASRERHVARGKLLPRDRVARVLDEGSPFLEVAPLAADGLYGGEAPGAGVIAGIGLVHGRHVMVVCNDATVKGGTYYPLTVKKHLRAQEIALENRLPCLYLVDSGGAFLPKQDEVFPDREHFGRIFFNQARMSAEGIPQLAAVLGSCTAGGAYVPAMSDETVIVRGQGTIFLGGPPLVKAAIGEIVTAEELGGGELHARRSGVVDHLAEDDEHALEILRDIVATLPAPAAPAWDVAPSRPPSESSSLYDAVPVDVNAAYDVHEVISRLVDGDTFLEFKPEYGTTLVTGFARLHGHPIGIVANNGVLFSESALKGAHFIELCDQRGIPLLFLQNITGFMVGSDAEAGGIAKDGAKMVTAVASTRVPKLTVIIGGSFGAGNYSMCGRAYSPRFLWTWPASRISVMGGAQAASVLATVKEDQLTARGDAWSGEDRAAFEAPIREQYEHQGEPYYATARLWDDGIVDPAQTRDLLGLSLDVISRSPLPEPRFGVFRM, from the coding sequence ATGCCGGCAACCCAGGAGTCTCTCGCGCAAGACCTGCGAGACCGCCTCGCGACCGCGGCTCGCGGCGGACCGGAGGCGTCCCGCGAACGCCACGTCGCGCGCGGCAAACTGCTCCCGCGGGACCGCGTCGCTCGGGTGCTCGATGAAGGCAGCCCGTTCCTGGAAGTCGCCCCCCTCGCGGCCGACGGCCTGTACGGGGGAGAGGCGCCCGGTGCCGGGGTGATCGCCGGGATCGGACTCGTCCACGGTCGCCACGTCATGGTGGTCTGCAACGACGCGACGGTGAAGGGCGGCACGTACTACCCCCTCACGGTCAAGAAGCATCTGCGTGCGCAGGAGATCGCCCTCGAGAATCGCCTGCCTTGTCTGTACCTGGTCGACTCGGGAGGCGCCTTCCTCCCGAAGCAGGACGAGGTCTTCCCGGATCGGGAGCATTTCGGCCGGATCTTCTTCAACCAGGCGCGTATGTCCGCCGAAGGGATCCCTCAGCTCGCCGCAGTTCTCGGTTCCTGCACGGCGGGTGGCGCCTACGTCCCCGCCATGAGCGACGAGACCGTGATCGTCCGCGGCCAGGGAACGATCTTCCTCGGGGGGCCGCCCCTGGTGAAGGCCGCGATCGGCGAGATCGTGACCGCAGAGGAACTGGGCGGGGGAGAACTGCACGCACGACGCAGCGGTGTGGTCGACCATCTCGCGGAAGACGACGAGCACGCCCTCGAGATCCTGCGCGATATCGTCGCCACGCTCCCCGCACCCGCAGCTCCGGCCTGGGACGTGGCGCCCAGCCGACCGCCGTCCGAGTCCTCCAGCCTCTACGACGCGGTTCCCGTCGACGTGAATGCCGCGTACGACGTGCACGAGGTCATCTCACGCCTCGTCGACGGCGACACGTTCCTCGAGTTCAAGCCCGAGTACGGCACGACCCTGGTCACCGGTTTCGCCCGACTCCATGGTCATCCCATCGGCATCGTCGCGAACAACGGCGTGCTGTTCAGCGAGTCCGCGCTCAAGGGCGCCCACTTCATCGAGCTGTGCGATCAGCGCGGGATCCCGTTGTTGTTCCTGCAGAACATCACCGGGTTCATGGTCGGCTCCGACGCCGAGGCCGGAGGCATCGCGAAGGACGGCGCGAAGATGGTCACTGCGGTCGCAAGCACACGGGTGCCGAAGCTCACGGTCATCATCGGCGGTTCTTTCGGGGCCGGCAACTACTCCATGTGCGGCCGTGCCTACTCGCCCCGCTTTCTGTGGACGTGGCCTGCGAGCCGCATCTCCGTGATGGGCGGCGCGCAGGCGGCGTCGGTGCTCGCCACCGTCAAGGAGGATCAGCTGACCGCGCGCGGCGATGCCTGGAGCGGCGAGGACCGTGCGGCGTTCGAGGCTCCGATCCGTGAGCAGTACGAACACCAGGGCGAGCCCTATTACGCCACAGCCCGACTCTGGGACGACGGGATCGTCGACCCTGCACAGACCCGCGACCTCCTGGGGCTCTCCCTCGACGTCATCTCCCGCAGCCCGCTGCCCGAACCGCGCTTCGGCGTCTTCCGGATGTGA
- a CDS encoding biotin carboxylase N-terminal domain-containing protein, producing the protein MTTTSSSNTVSFHTVLVANRGEIARRVIRTLRTLGIRSVAVYSDADVAAPHVREADVAVRIGPAPAAESYLDIDAVIAAARRSGAQAIHPGYGFLSESVGLAEACAESGIVFIGPSVEALQIMGDKARAREHVLRFGVPVVPGFDAKGLSDVEIAEEAENVGYPLLVKPSAGGGGKGMEVVADSTGLRSALASARRVAAAAFGDDALILERLIRRPRHIEVQVFGDAHGTVIALGERECTLQRRHQKVVEEAPSAGIPPHTRERLLAAAVLAAESVEYIGAGTVEFLIDADAPDEVFFIEMNTRLQVEHPVTEEVTGLDLVALQLRAADGLPLDVSPRLRGHAVEARVYAESPERGFLPSTGKVLLFEPPVGVRVDAAIETGSEVTGFYDPMIAKVIAFADDRATALARLDEALARTVVLGVETNIAFLRTLCRDARVIAGDLDTGLIETLLPLDAQTPSTAQLAAAKDAISELRAPVRTSPLWRELPGWRLGAENTVVAPFVALTDDDEEVELHEAPSARSRVSVRAAVDGDGAVWVAEDGHTVRLRPLDRRQRMRRRLSAREAGSGATEPEGRAPMPGSVVAVHAADGERVSAGDPLVSIEAMKMEHPVLAPHDGVVHLLVAVGDQVRRDQPVARVMTEES; encoded by the coding sequence ATGACCACGACGTCGTCGTCGAACACCGTCTCCTTCCACACCGTTCTCGTCGCCAACCGCGGGGAGATCGCCCGACGGGTGATCCGCACCCTGCGCACGCTCGGCATCCGCAGCGTCGCCGTCTACAGCGACGCCGACGTCGCGGCACCCCACGTGCGAGAGGCCGATGTCGCCGTGAGAATCGGCCCGGCACCGGCTGCGGAGTCGTACCTCGACATCGATGCCGTCATCGCGGCGGCTCGGCGCAGCGGCGCGCAAGCCATCCACCCCGGCTACGGATTCCTCTCCGAGAGCGTCGGACTCGCCGAGGCCTGCGCTGAGAGCGGCATCGTCTTCATCGGCCCGTCGGTGGAGGCCCTGCAGATCATGGGCGACAAGGCACGCGCTCGCGAGCACGTCCTGCGTTTCGGCGTTCCGGTCGTCCCCGGTTTCGACGCCAAAGGCCTGTCCGACGTCGAGATCGCCGAAGAGGCGGAGAACGTCGGATACCCACTGCTGGTCAAGCCCAGCGCCGGCGGAGGCGGCAAGGGCATGGAGGTCGTCGCCGACTCGACGGGGCTGCGCTCTGCGCTCGCCTCGGCCCGGCGCGTGGCGGCCGCGGCGTTCGGCGATGATGCGCTCATCCTCGAACGCCTGATCAGACGTCCGCGGCACATCGAGGTGCAGGTCTTCGGAGACGCGCACGGTACGGTCATCGCGCTCGGGGAGCGGGAGTGCACGCTGCAGCGACGGCACCAGAAGGTCGTCGAGGAGGCGCCGTCGGCAGGCATCCCCCCGCACACCCGGGAGCGACTGCTCGCAGCCGCCGTGCTGGCGGCTGAGAGCGTCGAATACATCGGGGCCGGCACGGTCGAGTTCCTCATCGACGCCGATGCGCCGGACGAGGTGTTCTTCATCGAGATGAACACCCGCCTCCAGGTGGAGCATCCGGTCACCGAGGAGGTCACCGGACTCGATCTCGTCGCCCTTCAACTCCGCGCGGCCGATGGGCTTCCGCTGGATGTCTCGCCGCGTCTGCGCGGTCACGCTGTGGAGGCGCGCGTGTATGCGGAATCGCCCGAGCGCGGCTTCCTCCCCTCCACCGGGAAGGTGCTGTTGTTCGAACCGCCCGTCGGTGTGCGCGTCGACGCGGCGATCGAGACCGGAAGCGAGGTGACCGGGTTCTACGATCCGATGATCGCGAAGGTGATCGCCTTCGCGGACGACCGTGCCACGGCACTCGCGCGGCTCGACGAGGCGCTCGCACGCACGGTCGTGCTGGGCGTCGAGACCAACATCGCGTTCCTGCGAACTCTCTGCCGGGACGCGCGCGTGATCGCGGGGGATCTCGACACGGGACTCATCGAGACCCTGCTTCCCCTCGACGCGCAGACGCCGTCGACCGCACAGCTCGCTGCCGCGAAGGATGCCATCTCGGAGCTCCGCGCGCCGGTGCGGACCAGCCCTCTGTGGCGAGAGCTGCCGGGATGGCGCCTGGGAGCGGAGAACACGGTGGTCGCCCCGTTCGTGGCGCTCACGGATGACGATGAAGAGGTCGAGCTCCACGAGGCCCCGTCCGCACGATCTCGAGTCTCCGTGCGTGCCGCTGTCGACGGCGACGGCGCGGTCTGGGTGGCCGAGGACGGACACACGGTCCGCCTGCGTCCCCTCGACAGAAGGCAGCGGATGCGGCGTCGGCTGTCGGCGCGCGAGGCGGGATCCGGGGCGACGGAACCGGAGGGACGGGCCCCGATGCCGGGCAGCGTCGTGGCGGTTCACGCCGCGGACGGGGAGAGGGTCTCCGCCGGCGACCCTCTCGTCTCGATCGAGGCGATGAAGATGGAGCACCCGGTGCTCGCACCGCACGACGGTGTGGTGCACCTGCTGGTCGCGGTGGGCGATCAGGTGCGGCGCGACCAACCGGTCGCCCGTGTGATGACGGAGGAGAGCTGA
- a CDS encoding acyl-CoA dehydrogenase family protein gives MEDLTEEERELAAMVREFADTVVAPQAYEADRTHTLSMDVVAQMGDLGLFGLPFPEEYGGQGGDYMALGIAIEALGRVDQSIAITLEAGVSLGAMPIFRFGTEEQRQELLPDLLAGRALAGFGLTEPEAGSDAGATRTTARLDGDEWVIDGSKQFITNSGTPITRFVTVTAVTGNEDGRKEISTIIVPNGTPGFTVEAPYDKVGWNASDTHPLTFDGARVPASNLLGTRGSGFRSFLSILDEGRIAIAALSTGAAEGCLEAAVDYAKSRTIFGAALSTRQNAQFTLARMRARVHTARLAWHHAARLRDAGKPFAEAAAIAKLVGGEAAMDNARDATQIFGGNGFMNEFPVGRHYRDSKILEIGEGTTEVQLLVIARGLGLAG, from the coding sequence ATGGAAGATCTGACCGAGGAGGAGCGCGAGCTCGCCGCCATGGTGCGGGAGTTCGCAGACACGGTCGTCGCGCCGCAGGCCTATGAGGCCGACCGCACCCATACGCTCTCGATGGACGTCGTGGCGCAGATGGGCGATCTCGGTCTGTTCGGCCTGCCGTTTCCCGAGGAGTACGGCGGACAGGGCGGCGACTACATGGCGCTCGGCATCGCGATCGAGGCGCTCGGCCGCGTGGATCAGTCCATCGCGATCACGCTCGAAGCAGGGGTCAGCCTCGGCGCCATGCCGATCTTCCGCTTCGGCACCGAGGAGCAGCGCCAGGAACTGCTGCCCGATCTGCTCGCCGGACGGGCGCTGGCGGGCTTCGGCCTCACCGAGCCGGAGGCGGGCAGCGACGCCGGCGCGACCAGGACCACGGCCCGACTCGACGGCGACGAGTGGGTGATCGACGGCTCCAAGCAGTTCATCACCAACTCCGGTACCCCGATCACGCGCTTCGTCACGGTCACCGCGGTGACCGGGAACGAGGACGGTCGCAAGGAGATCTCGACGATCATCGTGCCCAACGGCACCCCGGGATTCACGGTCGAGGCCCCCTACGACAAGGTGGGCTGGAACGCCTCCGACACGCATCCGCTGACTTTCGACGGGGCGCGGGTGCCCGCCTCGAACCTGCTCGGCACACGGGGGAGCGGCTTCCGCAGCTTCCTGAGCATCCTCGACGAAGGCCGCATCGCGATCGCAGCTCTCTCGACGGGGGCGGCGGAGGGCTGCCTGGAGGCGGCGGTGGACTACGCGAAGAGCCGCACGATCTTCGGCGCTGCGTTGAGCACGCGCCAGAATGCCCAGTTCACGCTGGCACGGATGCGCGCGCGGGTTCACACCGCTCGGCTCGCCTGGCATCACGCCGCGCGGTTGCGGGATGCCGGCAAGCCGTTCGCCGAAGCGGCGGCCATCGCGAAACTCGTCGGCGGAGAGGCCGCGATGGACAACGCCAGGGATGCGACGCAGATCTTCGGGGGAAACGGGTTCATGAACGAGTTCCCCGTCGGCCGTCATTACCGTGACTCCAAGATCCTCGAGATCGGCGAGGGCACCACCGAGGTGCAGCTCCTCGTCATCGCACGCGGACTCGGACTCGCCGGGTAG
- a CDS encoding TetR/AcrR family transcriptional regulator has product MTSPVTARDRAKAERSDAILHAAARLFAARGYSGVSLEDIGAAVGVSGPAVYRHFAGKQALLGAVLVKVSQDLIRGGRQVSEETPTPDERMRALIGFHVEFALGNAEVIQVQDRDVAFLSETDRAEVRRLQRAYIELWMAALSPLHGTPGGGADQDELRLRVQACFGLINSTPHSTRAAARRHSATATVLIAMADAALRATT; this is encoded by the coding sequence ATGACAAGCCCGGTCACCGCCCGAGACCGCGCCAAGGCTGAACGGTCGGATGCGATCCTGCACGCTGCCGCGCGTCTCTTCGCCGCGCGTGGATACAGCGGCGTGAGCCTGGAGGACATCGGGGCTGCCGTCGGCGTATCCGGACCGGCCGTCTACCGTCACTTCGCCGGCAAGCAGGCACTGCTCGGGGCCGTGCTCGTCAAGGTGAGTCAGGATCTGATCCGCGGTGGACGGCAGGTCTCCGAGGAAACTCCGACCCCCGACGAGCGGATGCGTGCGCTGATCGGCTTCCATGTCGAGTTCGCGCTGGGCAATGCCGAGGTCATCCAGGTGCAGGACCGTGATGTCGCGTTCCTCTCCGAGACGGACCGGGCCGAGGTCCGCCGCCTCCAGCGCGCGTACATCGAGTTGTGGATGGCAGCCTTGTCGCCGTTGCATGGGACGCCGGGCGGCGGCGCGGATCAGGATGAGCTGCGGTTGCGCGTGCAGGCATGCTTCGGGCTCATCAACTCGACTCCGCACAGCACCCGTGCCGCCGCCAGGCGGCATTCCGCCACCGCGACCGTACTGATCGCGATGGCGGACGCGGCTCTGCGCGCGACTACCTGA
- a CDS encoding MaoC family dehydratase, producing the protein MTTHDILQRGLYYEEFAVDGRYLHRPGRTATEADNVLFTTLTMNTQALHLDAAFAEAQDPFHARLMNSMWTLSTMVGSSVAQLTQGTLVAQLGFGEVAFPHPLFAGDTLYTESVVVEKRLSSSRPGQGIVKIAHTGRNQDGTVVATAVRSVLVHCLPEGPAA; encoded by the coding sequence ATGACCACGCACGACATCCTGCAGCGGGGGCTGTACTACGAGGAGTTCGCGGTCGACGGCCGCTACCTGCATCGCCCTGGGCGCACGGCGACCGAGGCCGACAACGTTCTCTTCACGACGCTCACGATGAATACGCAGGCGCTGCATCTCGACGCGGCCTTCGCCGAGGCCCAGGATCCGTTCCACGCGCGGCTGATGAACTCGATGTGGACGCTGTCGACGATGGTGGGATCATCGGTCGCGCAGCTGACCCAGGGAACTCTCGTCGCGCAGCTCGGTTTCGGCGAAGTGGCTTTCCCGCATCCGCTGTTCGCCGGCGACACGCTCTACACCGAGAGCGTCGTCGTGGAGAAACGGCTCTCCTCGTCCCGACCGGGGCAGGGAATCGTGAAGATCGCGCACACCGGACGCAATCAGGACGGAACGGTGGTCGCCACTGCCGTGCGCTCGGTGTTGGTGCACTGCCTTCCGGAGGGTCCCGCCGCATGA